Proteins from a single region of Ischnura elegans chromosome 2, ioIscEleg1.1, whole genome shotgun sequence:
- the LOC124153269 gene encoding serine/arginine repetitive matrix protein 1-like yields MSHLRTASSRRRGLHASTISSSRLRMDTHGGPRGNSRGRSPRHKEIDRVMKKARSESGPQSSYWTKKLLEVEEKDPNRWRHSGFKELYRSELGGSNGDSRSRSRSRSRNRSSKRGASRPSPLLSPPPRSRSPRDRSRSIRGGRAGRDRSRSPRADRRSPPPPRGRSPRDRSPRPRDRRDASRSRVRPASPRPAARHPRSPPPPASSSRRSGGGGGRRGRSSSSKARPPSPSSSSSTASSVESCSNESCSVCSPRRGSAPPARHRHSPAPRRSRSRSFSVPRSARSPPRPPEPAPPKQRKKAAPSGRRAPAAAAHQAPVGKARIKGENKRAARPARPPPAPDSNGALHHHGEEGGGEQQGGGAVVVEGKRRRRSPSGRRGAVSVSSESESESESASSEEEEDTPPRLTLSERFGRMAQWSVDRREFDSVRMRITRDSHSSGKKVVIEDGASLSPPPSSAEGAYARGAPYNSNSGDAYGGARGGFGATGALHRSPVEAYGASYRRGDESPNGGAVGAVAGGVPEGSIGDWDDVHVRYRYYRDRGYFWDMGLDEYAKWEEWWAKYQEWLEMERYYEQVAQHREWAAAAAAAAAAASGRPRGGGYGRRNRARSHEGEAGGEGGRRGKAWTGEAGGGRKRRR; encoded by the exons GACGCAGTCCAAGACACAAGGAAATTGACCGGGTTATGAAGAAGGCTCGGAGTGAAAGTGGACCGCAGAGCAGTTATTGGACAAAGAAATTGTTGGAGGTTGAGGAAAAAGACCCAAACAG GTGGCGTCACAGTGGTTTCAAGGAGCTTTATCGAAGCGAGCTAGGCGGATCGAACGGCGATTCGCGGAGTAGATCTCGAAGTCGATCGAGAAATAGGTCTTCGAAGAGGGGCGCCTCCCGCCCCTCGCCTCTCCTCTCCCCGCCCCCCCGTTCTAGATCCCCACGTGATCGCTCCAGGTCGATTCGCGGCGGCAGGGCCGGCCGGGACCGCTCCAGGAGCCCCAGGGCCGACCGCCGctcgccgccgccgccgagggGCCGCTCTCCCAGGGACCGGTCGCCGCGCCCCAGGGACCGCCGCGACGCCTCTCGCTCCCGCGTCCGCCCCGCCTCGCCGCGTCCCGCCGCCCGCCACCCGCGCAGCCCACCGCCCCCGGCCTCCTCCTCTCGGCGAAGCGGCGGCGGGGGCGGCCGTCGGGGGCGGTCCTCGTCGAGCAAGGCGCGCCCGCCCTCgccttcctcctcctcgtccacGGCCTCCTCCGTCGAGTCCTGCTCCAACGAGTCTTGCAGCGTGTGCTCGCCGCGGCGCGGGTCCGCCCCTCCCGCGCGGCACCGCCACTCTCCCGCCCCGCGGCGCTCCCGCTCGCGATCCTTCTCGGTGCCGCGCTCGGCCCGCTCCCCGCCTCGCCCTCCGGAGCCCGCGCCTCCCAAGCAGCGCAAGAAGGCGGCGCCGTCGGGTCGCAGGGCTCCAGCGGCGGCGGCGCACCAGGCGCCCGTGGGCAAGGCGCGCATCAAGGGCGAGAACAAGCGCGCGGCGCGGCCCGCCAGGCCCCCTCCCGCGCCCGACAGCAATGGCGCTCTGCACCACCACGGCGAGGAGGGCGGCGGGGAGCAGCAGGGGGGAGGAGCGGTGGTGGTGGAGGGCAAGCGGCGCCGCCGGTCGCCGTCCGGGCGCCGCGGCGCCGTGTCCGTCAGCTCGGAGTCGGAGTCCGAGTCGGAGAGCGCGTCTTCGGAAGAGGAGGAGGACACGCCCCCTCGGCTCACGCTCTCGGAGCGATTCGGGCGCATGGCGCAGTGGAGCGTGGACCGGCGCGAGTTCGACAGCGTGCGCATGCGCATCACGCGCGACTCGCACTCGTCCGGCAAGAAGGTGGTGATCGAGGACGGCGCCAGCCTCTCGCCGCCGCCCTCGTCTGCAGAGGGCGCGTACGCGCGCGGCGCCCCCTACAACAGCAACAGCGGAGACGCGTACGGAGGGGCGAGGGGCGGGTTCGGCGCCACGGGCGCCCTGCACCGCTCGCCGGTGGAGGCGTACGGCGCGTCGTACCGCCGCGGCGACGAGTCCCCCAACGGAGGGGCGGTCGGCGCCGTGGCCGGAGGGGTGCCCGAGGGCAGCATCGGCGACTGGGACGACGTGCACGTGCGATATCGGTACTACCGCGACCGCGGGTACTTCTGGGACATGGGGCTGGACGAGTACGCCAAGTGGGAGGAGTGGTGGGCCAAGTACCAGGAGTGGCTGGAGATGGAGCGATACTATGAGCAGGTGGCGCAGCACCGCGAGTGGGCAGCAGCAGCGGCAGCGGCGGCGGCAGCTGCGTCAGGGCGACCCAGGGGCGGGGGGTATGGGAGGCGCAACAGGGCGCGCAGCCACGAGGGAGAggcggggggtgagggggggaggagggggaaggcgTGGACGGGGGAGGCTGGGGGCGGACGCAAGCGCAGGAGGTAG